One Nostoc sp. CENA543 genomic window, ACTGTGCGATCGCAAATTTCATGAAGCAGCAAAAAAATCAATATAGTCATCTCACAGCCATTGATAGAAATTATCTCTCATTCCCAGCACAGTTTTTACTCAATCAAAATCTGCTCAATGGCAAAATCTTAGACTTTGGTTGTGGCTTGGGTAATGATGTGAAGTTATTACAACAGAAAGGCTGTGATATCACTGGTTATGACCCTTATTATTACCCCCAATATCCTCACGATAAATTCGACACTATAATTTGCTTCTATGTCTTAAATGTTTTATCTCCTGAAGAACAAACTCAGGTAATCATGGAAATATCCCATTTATTAAAACCAGGGGGTAAAGCTTATTATGCAGTGAGGAGAGATATCAAAAAAGAAGGTTTTCGAGAACATTATGTTCATAAAAAACCGACATATCAATGTATTGTTAAACTCCCATTTAATTCTATTCATTTAGATGAAATGCGAGAAATATATGAATACATTCATTATAATTATCAAAGGAATTCTCCTAATTATTGCATATTTTGTAATCCTGGCAGACATCTCACTCTCTTAACTGAATCAGCAACAGCTTATGCAATTTTTGATGGCTATCCCATCAGTAAAGGTCACATTTTGGTGATTCCCAAACGTCATGTTAGTAATTATTTTGAGCTACCTTTTTCAGAACAGTCTGCTTGTTGGCTAATGGTGAATAAGGTACAAGAAATGCTCAAAGCGGAATTTTCCCCTGATGGTTTTAATGTGGGTATGAATATCAATCGCGCTGCTGGGCAAAACATTATGCACGCCAGCATACATATTATTCCTCGCTATCAAGGTGATAGTGTTGGGGTAAAAAGTGGAATACGGAATGTCATTGCGAAAAGAAAATAGTTGTACCAATTCGCAATTTGCAATTCGCAATTCGCAATCAATGGGCTAACGCGCCCCGCTACGCTAACGCAATGGACTAATGTCCCGCTTCTCTACAGTACAGAATAAACGGTATAGAAAACCTCTCTCTAAATCTCTCTCCTGCGAGGAGAGAGACTTTGAGGCAAATTTTACTCAGACAGGAAAGGATTGTGCATGAATTTTTTACACCTGAAAACATACAGAATCAACATCTAGATTCAGGGGTGAAAAATTGCAATTAAACTTTCCCAAATCGCCGCTCCCTTTGTTGATAGGCACATAGGGCGCGATGGAATTCGGCTCGGTCGAAATCTGGCCAGAGTGTGTCAGTAATGTAAATTTCTCCATAGGCCATTTGCCAGAGGAGGAAATTAGAAAGACGCATTTCGCCACTGGTGCGAATCAATAAATCGGGGTCAGCAATTCCGGCTGTATATAAATGACCCTCAAATACTTCTTCTGAGATTTCGTCAGGTTTGAGGATACCTTGCTGGACTTTTTGGGCGATCGCGCGACAAGCTTGCAAAATCTCCTGTCGTCCACCGTAGTTAGTCGCTACAGAAAAGCGGATACCACGATTATTTTTGGTTTCTTCCATTGAACGGGAAATTTCTGCTTGCAGCGATCGCGGCAATGCTGCTAAATTGCCAACAAACTGAATCTGCACATTTTCTTCGACCATTTCCCGCAACTCTTGACGCAAAACTCTCTGGAATAGCGTCATCAGAAAATCTACTTCTTCTTGGGGTCTTTTCCAGTTTTCAGTGGAAAAAGCATAGGCTGTTAAAGCCTGGATTCCCCAATCTTTACAACAGCGCAGTAAATCCTTCAGGGCATCAACTCCACGCTTATGCCCCATAATACGGGGTAAACCTTGACGTTTAGCCCAACGACCATTGCCATCCATAATCACCGCAACGTGTTTAGGCAATAGTTCTGGTTTTAAATCTAGGGGTAATTCGTATAGTTCAGTTTGTTGTATTGTCATTTTTTATCTTGAGAAGCGGTCGAAGGTAATCCAAGTAAGCGTGAACCCAGTTTCAATGCTTTACTCCCAATCTGACGACCCAAGCTGAACAAACCGGGAGCAACTGCTTCCCGATCTACAGTTGGAGACAATCGAGCCTCTAAAGACTCTTTGAGCTTCCTAATTGTTAGCGGCCTATTTAGAATTCCCCGTTCTGCGAGGGAAATAGAACCCGTTTCTTCTGAGACAACGACACAGATACAATTTTCGACTCGCTCAGTAATTCCCATTGCTGCCCGATGGCGTGTACCCAACTGGCGCGATGCTGTGCGTCCCGAAAGCGGTAAAATTATACCCGATGATACAATCCGTGAACCACGGATTAATGTTGCACCATCGTGCAGTAGGGTTTTGGGTTGAAAAATTGTCTGTATCAGTTCCTTGGAAACATCAGCGTTCAATTTAACTCCAGGGACAGAAAAATCCCGTTCATCAATGGGGCCAGTTGTTTCCAAAATTAGTAAAGCTCCGATTCGGTTTTTCGAGAGTTCTTTAACCGCTTCCACAATTTCATCTATTACACTATCAGACTTAGGAATAGTCAGATTGGATGGTTGGAACAATTGCCGAAATTCACCGCGTCCTAATTGTTCTAGAAAGCGGCGAAATTCTGACTGGAGAGCAACTGCCATTGCTACAGCACAGCCAATCACCAATTTTTCTAGCACAAAATTTAACAGTGGTAGACCAAATCTGCCGCTTAGTGCTGAGGCTAGCATCAAAACAATAAAACCCCGCACCATCCAAAGTGTCCGACGCTCACTGATGATCACGAGGATCATGTAAGTCAGTGCCAGCACCAATACAATATCCAGAGTCCCCAACAGCAAGGACTGAGACCATCCCAGGTTTGCCAGCCATTGCTTCCACCAATCTTTCATGACATCTGGAACTCTTAATACTTTTAGTCATTAGTTATTAGTCATTAGTCATTAGTCATTAGCTAATAACTAATGACCAAGGACTAGTGACTAATTCTTCAATCTTTCCGGTAAACGATCTTGTCGAATTAAATCTTGATAAGTTTCGCGTTGCAAAATTAAGTTTGCTTCGCCATTTGCCACTAGAACTGCTGCCGGTCTGGGTAAGCGGTTATAGTTGGATGCCATACTGTAATTGTAAGCACCAGTTGCCATAACTACCAGTGTATCTCCTGGTTCGGTTTTGGGCAGTTGGGCATTTTTAATTAAGATATCCCCTGATTCACAGTGTTTACCAGCAATGGTAACTGTTTCTGTGATAGGCGCAGACATTTTGTTGGCAACGACTGTGCGATAAACTGACTGGTAGGTAATGGGACGCGGATTGTCGGACATACCGCCATCTATGGCAATATAAGTACGAATTTCCGGTATGGTTTTGGATGAACCGATGGTGTAAGCTGTCACGCAGGCAGTAGCAATTAGCGATCGCCCTGGTTCAGATAATAATTTTGGTAAAGGTAGATTTTCCACTGCACAGGCTGCTTGTACGACATCACAAATCGCCTTCACCCATTCTTCAATGCTTGGTGGGTCATCTGATTCTACATACTTAATACCTAAACCGCCACCCACATTCAATTCGGTGACATTCAAACCGTATTTAGCTGCATCCCTCAACCATTGCACCATGACAGCCGCTAAGTCTTGATGGGGTTGCCGTTCAAAGATTTGCGAACCAATGTGAGCATGTACACCCACACAGTTTAAATTTGATTGCTGACTGACAAATTTAAACACCTCGTCTAAATCATTGGGGTCAAAACCAAACTTGCTGTCTAGGTGTCCAGTACGAATGTACTCATGAGTATGACATTCAATCCCTGGTGTCAAGCGCAGCATAATCCGCACTGGTGGTAGAGAAGTGCTTGACAAGATATCCACGAGGGTGTGTAACTCGTACCAGTTATCGACAACAATTGTCACCCCAGATTCAATGGCTAAGTTGAGTTCTTCGCGAGATTTATTATTACCGTGGAGGTAAATCTTCTCAGGACTAATCCCAGCAGTTAGGGCAGTATACAATTCACCGCCAGAAACTACGTCAATTCCTAAACCTTCGGAGGCGATAATGGCATCTACAGCCAGACAATTCCAAGCTTTAGAAGCATAGAGTACCTGAGATTCGCCTTGATAATATTTTTTAAAGCTATCTCGATATTGTTGGCAGGCGGTTCTGAGAGTTTCTTCATCTAAAATATACAAAGGTGAGCCAAACTGCTGCACTAGGGTTGTGACATCACACCCACCGATAGCCAAGCAACCTGCACTATTAACTTTGGCAGTTAGTGGGAAGAGTTCTTGGTTAGGCGAAATATTTGTATTTACGCTGTCGCTTTGGGGTAAATACTGCTCTCCAGTATATTGAACCCCAGCCAGGTGAGTCGATACCATATTTATATAGATTGTCCTTGTTGAAATTAGGGGCGTGAATCAGTCTCCCGATCCCAGTTTACAAAGGGTTAGTAATCTTATCCCAATAAAAGTGATCTTATCTTCTAACTTAAAACTCAAATCATTGACCCCGGATGATCTAGGTGCGATTTTGGAACTAGATCAAACCTGTTTTGGCGGACTTTGGACACTGGAAGGCTACCAACGCGAATTAGATAGCCCTAACAGTGATTTACTGGGAATATTTTCCCCCCACTCCCATACATTATTACTTGGTATGGGCTGCTTTTGGACGATTTTAGAGGAAGCTCACATTACAATTGTGGCAGTTCATCCTCTGTATCAAG contains:
- a CDS encoding HIT family protein yields the protein MKQQKNQYSHLTAIDRNYLSFPAQFLLNQNLLNGKILDFGCGLGNDVKLLQQKGCDITGYDPYYYPQYPHDKFDTIICFYVLNVLSPEEQTQVIMEISHLLKPGGKAYYAVRRDIKKEGFREHYVHKKPTYQCIVKLPFNSIHLDEMREIYEYIHYNYQRNSPNYCIFCNPGRHLTLLTESATAYAIFDGYPISKGHILVIPKRHVSNYFELPFSEQSACWLMVNKVQEMLKAEFSPDGFNVGMNINRAAGQNIMHASIHIIPRYQGDSVGVKSGIRNVIAKRK
- a CDS encoding isoprenyl transferase; its protein translation is MTIQQTELYELPLDLKPELLPKHVAVIMDGNGRWAKRQGLPRIMGHKRGVDALKDLLRCCKDWGIQALTAYAFSTENWKRPQEEVDFLMTLFQRVLRQELREMVEENVQIQFVGNLAALPRSLQAEISRSMEETKNNRGIRFSVATNYGGRQEILQACRAIAQKVQQGILKPDEISEEVFEGHLYTAGIADPDLLIRTSGEMRLSNFLLWQMAYGEIYITDTLWPDFDRAEFHRALCAYQQRERRFGKV
- the cdaA gene encoding diadenylate cyclase CdaA; the protein is MKDWWKQWLANLGWSQSLLLGTLDIVLVLALTYMILVIISERRTLWMVRGFIVLMLASALSGRFGLPLLNFVLEKLVIGCAVAMAVALQSEFRRFLEQLGRGEFRQLFQPSNLTIPKSDSVIDEIVEAVKELSKNRIGALLILETTGPIDERDFSVPGVKLNADVSKELIQTIFQPKTLLHDGATLIRGSRIVSSGIILPLSGRTASRQLGTRHRAAMGITERVENCICVVVSEETGSISLAERGILNRPLTIRKLKESLEARLSPTVDREAVAPGLFSLGRQIGSKALKLGSRLLGLPSTASQDKK
- the lysA gene encoding diaminopimelate decarboxylase, with the translated sequence MVSTHLAGVQYTGEQYLPQSDSVNTNISPNQELFPLTAKVNSAGCLAIGGCDVTTLVQQFGSPLYILDEETLRTACQQYRDSFKKYYQGESQVLYASKAWNCLAVDAIIASEGLGIDVVSGGELYTALTAGISPEKIYLHGNNKSREELNLAIESGVTIVVDNWYELHTLVDILSSTSLPPVRIMLRLTPGIECHTHEYIRTGHLDSKFGFDPNDLDEVFKFVSQQSNLNCVGVHAHIGSQIFERQPHQDLAAVMVQWLRDAAKYGLNVTELNVGGGLGIKYVESDDPPSIEEWVKAICDVVQAACAVENLPLPKLLSEPGRSLIATACVTAYTIGSSKTIPEIRTYIAIDGGMSDNPRPITYQSVYRTVVANKMSAPITETVTIAGKHCESGDILIKNAQLPKTEPGDTLVVMATGAYNYSMASNYNRLPRPAAVLVANGEANLILQRETYQDLIRQDRLPERLKN